One window from the genome of Entelurus aequoreus isolate RoL-2023_Sb linkage group LG04, RoL_Eaeq_v1.1, whole genome shotgun sequence encodes:
- the tmed10 gene encoding transmembrane emp24 domain-containing protein 10: MARLATLLLLPVLFESAFSISFFLPVNSRKCLREEIHKDVLVTGEYEISEQANTKTNLKITDSSSHTLYSKEDATKGKFAFTTEDYDMFEVCFESKSPMGTGRVPDQLVNLDMKHGVEAKNYEEIAKVEKLKPLEVELRRLEDLSESIVNDFAYMKKREEEMRDTNESTNTRVLYFSIFSMGCLIGLATWQVFYLRRFFKAKKLIE; the protein is encoded by the exons ATGGCGCGGCTGGCGACGCTACTGCTGTTACCGGTTCTCTTTGAGTCGGCCTTTTCCATCTCTTTCTTTTTGCCGGTCAATTCGAGAAAATGTTTACGGGAGGAGATTCACAAAGACGTGCTCGTCACGGGGGAATATGAGATAAGCGAGCAGGCGAACACCAAAACGAACCTGAAG ATCACAGATTCCTCAAGCCACACTCTGTACTCCAAGGAAGATGCAACCAAAGGCAAGTTTGCCTTCACCACAGAGGACTACGACATGTTTGAGGTGTGCTTTGAGAGCAAGTCCCCCATGG GAACTGGTAGGGTTCCAGACCAGTTGGTCAACCTGGACATGAAGCATGGTGTGGAGGCCAAAAACTATGAAGAG ATTGCCAAGGTGGAGAAGCTGAAGCCTCTGGAAGTGGAGTTGAGGCGACTGGAGGATCTGTCAGAATCCATCGTCAATGACTTTGCTTACATGAAGAAAAGAGAAGAGGAGATGAGGGACACTAATG AGTCCACCAACACACGCGTGCTGTACTTCAGCATCTTCTCCATGGGCTGCCTCATCGGGCTGGCCACGTGGCAGGTCTTCTACCTGCGCCGCTTCTTCAAGGCAAAGAAACTGATCGAGTAG